A stretch of DNA from Lotus japonicus ecotype B-129 chromosome 4, LjGifu_v1.2:
TGGTAAACGCATCGGTAAAGGAAGCCATAGAGCCATCGGTAAAGTAGTCACCGGCGGGGGCTCATCGAAATCGATGGGGGCATTACCACAACACCAAAGTCACCGCCTTTCGATGGCGGTTTGGTGGGGGCGAGGCGGAATTGCAAGCAAAGGCACCATACACTTGAATTTGATGCATTAGTTGTGACTCCGGCGAGGAGCTTCGTCAGGAAAGTGGTGGACCGGAGCAGCAACACAACCACGACACGAAAGCCACCGCCTTTCGGTGATACTCCGGCAAGGGTTAGTGAGAATGGCCCGGAAACACACTGCTACGACATCGAGCCATCATTCTTCGGCGGTGACCTGGCGAGAGCGTCAATGACTGAACTTTTCCCTTTCTGTATATTTTGTggtcaaagaatcaaaattaaattaaccCACAAGATCATTAATATTTTCCTATCTAGTGTTTAAAAACAGATCATAATATTTATTACTTTTAAAACCatataaaaacaaattaaagcaCACGTGTAGCAACCTCCTTGAAAGCAAACACTTGTTGCATTACAACATTCTGGAATAGTTGGCGCTTTCTAGAACGAACTCCATCCTTCTCTGTTCTACGAGAACACAAACCAACTCTGTCATTTCTAAAACGCAACAACGCTTTTCAATTCATTCTTCTCAGTTCTCAGTTCTCAGTTCTCACTCACTCACCCAAAAATGGCAGCATATCCATGGAAAACCTTCGACGAGAACGAAGATCGCCCCTCCAAGCCTCGCCGCTTCGGCCTCACCGAGATGCGAAGCCCCCATTACTCTCTCTTCAGCCACAACGTTCTTCAGGTAACCGTAACCACCCCACCATTTTCATCAGTTTTCTATGGATTTGACCCTTTGTTTGTGTATTTTTATGTATATATGTGTGTTGTGTTTTGTGCAGGATATATTTGAATCTATGGGGGAATATGTAGATGGGTTGAAATTTTCAGGGGGGTCTCACAGTTTGATTCCTAAGCCTTTCATCAAACAGGTCATAGACATGGCTCATCAGCATGATGTGTATGTTAGTACAGGTGATTGGGCTGAACACTTGATTCGCAAAGCTCCTTCAGGTTTCAATGACTATGTTGAGGTAATTTggtcaaatcatcatcatcaccgtCATGATCATCATTGTTTTGTGATTAGTTTTTGTTCTTGTTGCTAGATGAGTAGGTCTGAAATCAACatggttttggtttttttatcTTGTGGCAGGAATGCAAGAAGTTGGGGTTTGACACAATTGAGCTGAATGCGGGTTCACTTGGAGTTCCTGAGGAAACCCTTTTGAGATTTGTTCGCTTGGTTAAAAGTGGTGGCATGAAAGCTAAGCCTCATTTTGAAGTGAAGTTTAACAAGTCTGATATGCCTAAAGGTGGTGATAGGGCTTATGGGGCTTATATTCCCCCAGCACCTAGATCATCCGGTAAGGATACTTAACTCGCTCTCAAGTTCGATCACTCTAGATCTCTTTAAGGTGGAACTCAATCCCTAATCCCAAGCATAAGCATATTTAGGCTTTTTGACAGATACTGTCTTCTGCAtttgattaataaaatataaaactagTAACATGTGATGGTAGAAGAATTGACAGCCATGTATGATTAATCATGTGGCGTCATTTTAAGTTGTAGTATGCAGTTGCAATTGTGGCCGCGATTTTGCAATGTGACAATTTCCGGCAACCATATTGTGATTGCGATTGCAGCTGTATTTATCCGCAATTTCTCATAATTTCAAGCAATATGATGTAGTCGCTGCAATTTTTAAACCATGGTCCTTGGTGGAGGACATAGATTGATAATATGTTCTTCTTTCCAATGAGTACTACCGTGCTGACATGATTTTCATGAATGATGTGAAAGGATTCAGTATTCACCTATATGCAAAATATGAACAATGTCCCTCATCTTTGACAAAACTGGTTCCTAGGCCATGATAAGTAATAGTTGAATAATGTGCTAGGGGTAGGTTTCTGTCTTGAGGGAATGGCAGTGCAGGTAATTTTGATCAAGGGGTTAAATCGTATCCCGAAGCTTGGTTTCTACTGAAATATAGATTGTGTAATGGGAACTTGTTTAGATGCATGTTCGAGTCCCATTTATACTATTTATCAGTTTTTTATGTTTCTTCTATTTAATTACCTTTTTTTCAATTCATTTTGGAGGATGTTCTGTACCCTGTAGTTAAATACTAAATGTTTTTACTTATCACGATAATATAATTTAAAGAATGCTACTCTCTGTATCTTCTTGCCGTATGATCTTTCCTTTTCTAATTGTGTGTAGAAGCATGAAGTTTTGAAGTTCAGAAGTAACATTTCATCAAAACAAAGGAATGCCTAAAGGATTTTTGGTTTTGATTTGGATGAATCGCATAGTCAGATGAATGACGTAGAAGATATGCCTATTGTGGATTCTTCACCTTTATTCCTTCAAATAGATCTGCTTAAAATTTATGTAGAATCAAATGGTTAGAGGTGAGGATAGGGGTTCAATACACCAATTGTTGAGGATCAGAGAATGAGCCTGGCAAGAAATAGACAAAGTGAACTAGGCATCACACATGTTCGTCCGAAATCTTAATACTTTATGTTTCTGttctattattttattatattcttAAACCAACATGAGATTTTAAATTCACATTTGAATTTCCAACAACACCTATAATCGATGCTTGAACTACTTTAAGATGCTCATGTTTTCTGCTCTGAATGGTGCTTAAGAAATACTAAGGCATTACTTACTGGTACTTAAAGTTTCAAATCTTTTCAACTAAAGGTGGATTGTCAAGGAAATATGTAGAATCAACATAACACATGGTTTGATC
This window harbors:
- the LOC130713918 gene encoding protein HEAT-STRESS-ASSOCIATED 32, whose product is MAAYPWKTFDENEDRPSKPRRFGLTEMRSPHYSLFSHNVLQDIFESMGEYVDGLKFSGGSHSLIPKPFIKQVIDMAHQHDVYVSTGDWAEHLIRKAPSGFNDYVEECKKLGFDTIELNAGSLGVPEETLLRFVRLVKSGGMKAKPHFEVKFNKSDMPKGGDRAYGAYIPPAPRSSELVEDVDLLIRRAERCLEAGADMILIDADDVCKQADHMRADIIAKIIGRLGIEKTMFEASNQKASEWFIKQYGPKVNLFIDHSHLVDVECLRGRNLGRNNASVLGSSYYLL